A window of Synechococcus sp. MEDNS5 contains these coding sequences:
- a CDS encoding PilN domain-containing protein — MSRQQQRLPDLLRERRLELGLPQDSPQLVPKGPLLLRGALLGGAAVGVALAFVVGLGWIEAAQKRELETLLPFERQVRSLEGQIKTNKGKLSSLKRDTLQIAEQLVAVPAGSPLLEQLRRVTPAGIQLEDVSVQSDRIKVSGKAAVGTTPGPLERINALAITLARLPISQADGVKVLKLTREDGDTPVVNFSLDWGLDPKARPSIKQLEALGADGLAERYRLLEQQGVPL; from the coding sequence ATGAGCCGCCAGCAGCAGCGTTTGCCAGATCTGTTGCGCGAACGGCGCTTGGAGCTTGGTCTCCCCCAGGACTCCCCACAGTTGGTGCCCAAGGGGCCTCTGCTGCTGCGGGGGGCGTTGTTGGGAGGGGCGGCCGTGGGTGTTGCGTTGGCCTTTGTGGTTGGCTTGGGCTGGATTGAGGCTGCTCAGAAGCGCGAGCTGGAGACGCTGTTGCCTTTTGAGCGTCAGGTCCGCTCCCTTGAAGGCCAGATCAAGACGAACAAAGGCAAGTTGTCCTCTCTTAAGAGGGACACGCTTCAGATCGCCGAGCAACTCGTGGCGGTCCCCGCAGGATCGCCTTTATTGGAGCAGCTGCGGCGCGTCACTCCCGCCGGCATCCAGCTGGAGGACGTGTCGGTTCAAAGCGACCGGATCAAGGTTTCTGGTAAGGCTGCCGTGGGAACCACTCCGGGGCCTCTGGAGCGCATCAATGCTCTGGCCATCACCTTGGCGCGCCTGCCCATCTCCCAGGCAGACGGTGTGAAGGTGCTCAAGCTCACCCGCGAGGATGGTGACACCCCGGTGGTGAACTTCAGTCTCGACTGGGGGCTTGACCCCAAAGCGCGGCCGTCGATCAAGCAGTTGGAGGCTTTGGGTGCTGATGGGCTGGCCGAGCGCTACCGGTTGCTTGAGCAGCAGGGAGTGCCGCTGTGA
- the secE gene encoding preprotein translocase subunit SecE, whose translation MTTPTSEDTAAAKSPAPTGSDQPGKKGGFFPATYEELKLVVWPSRQQLFSESIAVILMVSLSAAAIAALSRFYGWAASQVFR comes from the coding sequence GTGACAACGCCTACCTCCGAGGACACTGCAGCAGCCAAGTCACCGGCTCCTACCGGCTCTGACCAGCCGGGAAAGAAAGGTGGATTCTTCCCTGCGACCTACGAGGAGCTCAAGCTGGTTGTCTGGCCAAGCCGGCAGCAGCTCTTCAGTGAGTCGATTGCGGTGATCCTGATGGTGAGCCTCTCAGCCGCTGCCATTGCTGCACTGAGTCGTTTTTACGGCTGGGCTGCGTCCCAGGTGTTCCGTTGA
- a CDS encoding DUF3747 domain-containing protein: MGRTYFRRTALAATALGLAGLGAGVPGLSRALFDSRPLQQERFAILAQAVGDSRWKLLVLEQIKARPLCWEERRDGLMKPSLNDFDFSGICSRYLDSNGYSLRTGGTDSDKRFRLKLEQNRDALMLQAMDPVRGDSTVVARATRVRRDKNAFVKLTLEPGWTLERRAYQGRTLSHVYFANSKPMPTLMASSRGSNRQSRSFSANLPSAPGLPQAGGRGQGRRGPIRLEVIPYRP; the protein is encoded by the coding sequence ATGGGCCGAACCTACTTCCGCAGGACTGCCTTAGCGGCCACCGCCCTGGGGCTGGCCGGTCTGGGTGCAGGAGTTCCTGGCTTGAGCCGGGCTTTGTTCGACAGTCGGCCTCTGCAACAGGAACGCTTTGCGATCCTAGCCCAGGCCGTGGGTGACAGCCGCTGGAAACTGCTGGTGCTGGAACAGATCAAGGCCCGTCCTTTGTGTTGGGAAGAGCGCAGGGACGGTCTGATGAAACCTTCTTTGAATGATTTCGACTTCAGCGGGATCTGCAGCCGCTATCTCGACAGCAATGGCTATTCCCTGCGCACGGGAGGCACGGATTCCGACAAACGCTTTCGCCTGAAGCTGGAGCAGAACCGCGATGCACTGATGCTGCAAGCCATGGATCCAGTGAGGGGAGACAGCACGGTTGTGGCACGAGCCACTCGGGTGCGGCGGGACAAGAATGCATTCGTGAAACTGACCCTGGAGCCAGGGTGGACTCTGGAGCGTCGGGCCTACCAGGGCCGCACGCTGAGCCATGTGTATTTCGCCAATTCCAAGCCGATGCCCACGCTCATGGCCTCGAGTCGGGGCAGCAACCGCCAGAGCCGCAGCTTCTCAGCGAATCTGCCCAGCGCTCCAGGACTGCCTCAGGCAGGAGGCAGGGGCCAGGGAAGGCGGGGACCGATCCGACTGGAAGTGATTCCCTACCGTCCCTGA
- the rplA gene encoding 50S ribosomal protein L1, producing the protein MPKTSKRLASLVNKIEERAYEPLEAIQLVKENATAKFDETVEAHARLGIDPKYTDQQLRTTVALPHGTGQTVRIAVITRGEKVAEAKAAGAELAGDEDLVETISKGEMDFDLLIATPDMMPKVAKLGRVLGPRGLMPNPKAGTVTTDLAAAINEFKAGKLEFRADRTGIVHVRFGKASFSEGNLLDNLKTLQETIDRNKPSGAKGRYWKSLYVTSTMGPSVEVDISALQDINKDG; encoded by the coding sequence ATGCCTAAAACATCCAAACGCCTGGCCAGCCTCGTCAACAAGATCGAGGAACGGGCCTATGAACCCCTTGAAGCCATTCAGCTGGTCAAGGAGAACGCCACTGCCAAGTTTGACGAGACCGTGGAAGCCCACGCCCGTCTTGGCATTGACCCCAAATACACCGACCAGCAGCTGCGCACCACGGTTGCACTGCCCCATGGCACCGGTCAGACGGTGCGGATTGCTGTCATCACCCGCGGTGAAAAGGTTGCTGAGGCCAAGGCGGCCGGCGCTGAACTCGCTGGTGATGAGGATCTGGTGGAAACCATCAGCAAGGGAGAAATGGATTTCGACCTGCTGATCGCCACCCCCGACATGATGCCCAAGGTTGCCAAGTTGGGTCGGGTGCTTGGTCCCCGTGGTTTGATGCCGAACCCCAAGGCGGGAACGGTGACAACGGATCTGGCGGCCGCCATCAACGAATTCAAGGCAGGCAAGCTGGAATTCCGTGCTGACCGCACGGGAATCGTGCATGTGCGTTTCGGCAAGGCCAGCTTCTCAGAAGGCAATCTTCTGGACAATCTCAAAACGCTCCAGGAGACCATCGACCGCAACAAGCCCAGCGGCGCAAAGGGGCGTTATTGGAAGAGCCTTTACGTGACGTCCACCATGGGCCCGTCTGTGGAAGTTGACATCTCTGCGCTGCAGGACATTAACAAGGACGGCTGA
- the rplL gene encoding 50S ribosomal protein L7/L12 yields the protein MSTKTDEILESLKTLSLLEASELVKQIEEAFGVSAAASAGVVMAAPGAAGAGGGEVAEEKTEFDVVLESFEASAKIKVLKAVREATGLGLGDAKAMVEAAPKAIKEGVSKDEAEALKKAIEEVGGKVTLK from the coding sequence ATGTCTACAAAAACCGACGAAATTCTCGAATCACTGAAAACTCTTTCGCTGCTTGAGGCTTCCGAGCTTGTCAAGCAGATCGAGGAGGCTTTCGGTGTGTCCGCTGCCGCATCTGCTGGTGTGGTGATGGCCGCTCCTGGCGCTGCTGGCGCTGGCGGTGGCGAGGTTGCTGAAGAGAAAACCGAATTTGATGTTGTGCTGGAGAGCTTTGAAGCTTCAGCCAAGATCAAAGTCCTCAAGGCTGTGCGTGAGGCCACTGGCCTGGGTCTTGGTGATGCCAAGGCCATGGTCGAGGCTGCACCCAAGGCCATCAAGGAAGGCGTGTCCAAGGACGAAGCCGAAGCCCTTAAGAAGGCCATCGAAGAAGTGGGCGGAAAGGTCACCCTCAAGTGA
- the rplJ gene encoding 50S ribosomal protein L10 gives MGRTLESKQQIVEELKQLLGEAEMALVLDYQGLSIKEMSDLRTRLQAANGVCKVTKNTLMRRAIDGDSAWSNLDSLLTGTNAFILVKGDVGGAVKAVQAFQKDTKKSETKGGLFEGQLLSQDEIKAIGDLPSKEALMAQIAGAINAVATKVAVGINEVPSGLARALKQHAESGEG, from the coding sequence ATGGGCCGCACTCTGGAGAGCAAGCAACAGATCGTCGAAGAGCTCAAGCAGCTCCTCGGTGAGGCCGAAATGGCACTGGTCCTGGATTACCAGGGTCTCTCCATCAAGGAAATGTCTGATCTGCGGACCCGTCTGCAGGCAGCCAACGGTGTGTGCAAGGTGACCAAAAACACCTTGATGCGTCGCGCCATTGATGGTGACAGTGCTTGGTCAAACCTTGATTCCCTTCTCACCGGCACCAACGCTTTCATCCTTGTCAAAGGGGATGTGGGTGGTGCAGTGAAAGCCGTTCAGGCTTTCCAGAAGGACACCAAAAAGTCTGAAACCAAGGGCGGTCTTTTCGAAGGCCAGCTTCTGTCTCAGGACGAGATCAAGGCCATTGGTGATCTTCCCTCCAAGGAAGCGCTCATGGCACAGATCGCCGGTGCCATCAATGCCGTTGCCACCAAGGTTGCAGTCGGTATCAACGAGGTTCCCTCCGGCCTTGCTCGAGCGCTCAAGCAGCACGCCGAATCCGGCGAAGGCTGA
- a CDS encoding ATP-dependent Clp protease ATP-binding subunit encodes MTSVYEGSSQPPASLTAEPERFSDQAWDLLLSSQDVARRWRHGDLDVEHLLQVLFADPRYQAEVAVLSLPRDRLLDQLESFLVEQPTVRGQDLFIGEDLERLLESADRVRGLWGSRLIDLSHLMIAIGRDPRIGEDLLSRFGLTPDRLEAELRRAPDPGPGTTIQSPSQVPSVQVPSTPASPPAPAPAQTAEAMPEPVPAAEATALERFGRDLTAEAADGQLDPVVGRDAEIRSLIKVLSRRGKNNPVLIGAPGVGKTAIAELLAQRMVAGEVPESLQGLRLVALDAGALIAGAKFRGQFEERLREVLQEVSDPEAGVVLFIDELHTVVNSDRSSADAGSLLKPALARGDLRCIAATTPEDYRRTVEKDPALNRRFQQVPIAEPSIDHSIEILRGVKERYELHHGVTITDAAVTAAARLADRYISDRCLPDKAIDLIDEAAAQLKMDVTSKPQVVEDAEMALRRVELSVLAAEQAPEAERVQLQRQRLEATTHLSRLRDRWQAERGQLEELRQLLQEDEDLRHAIADAERQGDLEEAARLQYDQLHRLQQRRNDLEQSLSDAQAAGTALLREQVEAADIADVVARWTGIPVQRLLAGERQKLLELDQRLQERVIGQPEAVQAVAAAIRRARAGMKDPRRPVGSFLFMGPTGVGKTELAKALSGQLFDEEEAMVRLDMSEFMERNAVARLLGAPPGYVGYEEGGQLTEAVRRRPYALLLLDEVEKAHPDVFNVLLQVLDDGRLSDSQGRTVDFRHTVVVMTSNLASRAILEAARLGGESEAQEASPSLDVAVDEALSSHFRPEFLNRIDEVIRFRPLDQKDLSRIVRLQLADLSSLLQEQGLALQVDDAVIDTLVSLGYEPEYGARPLRRVLRRRLENPLATELLEDRFHGAKTVRVHAGSSPADPFRFEPG; translated from the coding sequence ATGACGTCTGTATACGAAGGGAGTTCCCAGCCTCCAGCCAGCCTCACTGCCGAACCTGAGCGTTTCAGCGATCAGGCCTGGGATCTGTTGCTCAGTTCCCAGGATGTGGCGAGGCGTTGGCGCCATGGAGATCTCGATGTGGAGCATCTGCTCCAGGTGTTGTTCGCCGATCCTCGTTATCAGGCGGAGGTGGCTGTGCTCTCTCTCCCCCGCGACCGTCTCCTTGATCAGCTCGAATCGTTTCTTGTTGAGCAACCCACCGTCAGGGGCCAGGATCTCTTCATTGGCGAAGATCTCGAACGCTTGCTGGAGTCGGCGGATCGTGTGCGGGGGCTTTGGGGCTCTCGCCTGATTGATCTGTCTCACTTGATGATTGCGATCGGTCGTGATCCGCGGATTGGAGAAGATCTTCTCTCCCGTTTCGGACTGACGCCGGATCGTCTGGAGGCTGAGCTGCGCAGGGCTCCGGACCCTGGCCCTGGAACGACGATCCAATCCCCTTCACAGGTGCCTTCAGTCCAGGTTCCCTCCACCCCTGCATCGCCGCCTGCGCCAGCGCCGGCCCAGACGGCCGAAGCCATGCCTGAACCGGTTCCTGCCGCGGAAGCAACAGCCCTGGAGCGATTTGGGCGGGATCTCACTGCGGAAGCCGCTGACGGCCAGCTGGATCCAGTGGTGGGTCGTGATGCCGAGATCCGCAGCTTGATCAAGGTGCTCTCCCGCCGCGGTAAGAACAACCCCGTGCTGATCGGTGCTCCGGGTGTGGGAAAAACGGCGATTGCTGAACTGTTGGCCCAGCGCATGGTGGCCGGTGAAGTGCCTGAATCACTTCAGGGCCTGCGGCTTGTGGCTCTGGATGCCGGGGCGCTGATCGCCGGTGCCAAGTTCCGTGGACAATTCGAGGAGCGCCTGCGCGAGGTGTTGCAGGAGGTGAGTGATCCGGAAGCAGGTGTGGTGCTGTTCATCGATGAACTGCACACGGTGGTGAACAGTGATCGCAGCAGTGCCGATGCCGGCAGCCTTCTCAAGCCTGCGCTGGCGCGGGGTGATCTGCGCTGCATCGCCGCCACGACACCCGAGGATTACAGGCGCACTGTTGAGAAAGATCCTGCACTGAACAGGCGTTTTCAGCAGGTGCCCATTGCGGAGCCCTCCATTGATCACAGCATCGAGATCCTCCGAGGGGTGAAGGAGCGCTATGAGCTGCACCACGGCGTCACGATCACGGATGCTGCGGTGACCGCCGCTGCTCGTCTGGCAGACCGCTACATCAGCGACCGCTGCCTGCCCGACAAGGCAATCGATCTGATCGATGAGGCGGCCGCTCAGCTCAAGATGGATGTGACCTCCAAGCCCCAGGTGGTGGAGGACGCCGAGATGGCGCTGCGCCGGGTGGAGTTGTCGGTGCTTGCTGCCGAACAGGCTCCCGAGGCGGAACGTGTTCAACTGCAGCGTCAACGGCTGGAGGCCACAACGCATTTGTCGCGTTTGCGGGACCGGTGGCAGGCCGAACGGGGGCAGTTGGAGGAGCTACGTCAGCTGCTGCAGGAGGATGAGGATCTGCGCCACGCCATCGCCGACGCTGAACGCCAGGGCGATCTCGAGGAGGCTGCTCGCCTGCAATACGACCAGCTGCATCGACTCCAGCAGCGCCGCAATGACCTCGAGCAGTCTCTCAGTGATGCCCAGGCTGCTGGAACCGCGCTGCTGAGGGAACAGGTGGAGGCCGCGGATATCGCCGACGTGGTGGCGCGCTGGACCGGGATCCCGGTCCAGCGGCTGCTGGCTGGCGAGCGTCAGAAACTGCTGGAGCTGGATCAACGGTTGCAAGAGCGGGTGATCGGCCAGCCGGAGGCCGTGCAGGCTGTGGCGGCTGCAATCCGCAGGGCTCGTGCCGGGATGAAGGATCCGCGCCGGCCGGTGGGGTCCTTCCTTTTCATGGGGCCGACCGGTGTGGGCAAGACCGAGCTGGCCAAGGCCCTGTCGGGTCAACTCTTTGATGAAGAGGAGGCGATGGTGCGTCTCGACATGAGTGAGTTCATGGAGCGCAACGCCGTGGCCCGCTTGCTCGGTGCCCCTCCCGGTTATGTGGGCTACGAGGAAGGTGGTCAGCTCACGGAGGCCGTGCGTCGCCGTCCTTATGCCCTCCTGCTGCTTGATGAGGTGGAGAAGGCCCATCCGGATGTGTTCAATGTGTTGCTCCAGGTGCTGGACGACGGCCGGCTCAGTGATTCCCAGGGGCGGACCGTTGATTTCCGTCACACGGTGGTCGTGATGACCAGCAATCTCGCCAGTCGGGCCATCCTCGAGGCTGCACGCCTGGGAGGGGAGTCTGAGGCTCAGGAGGCATCCCCGTCATTGGATGTGGCGGTGGATGAAGCGCTCAGCAGTCACTTTCGGCCTGAATTTCTCAACCGCATCGATGAGGTGATTCGGTTTCGACCGCTCGATCAGAAGGATCTGAGCCGGATTGTGCGCTTGCAATTGGCGGATCTGTCCAGTCTTCTCCAGGAGCAAGGACTGGCTCTTCAGGTGGATGACGCGGTGATCGACACCCTCGTGAGCCTGGGCTACGAGCCTGAGTACGGCGCCAGGCCCCTGCGCCGTGTGTTGCGCCGTCGGTTGGAGAACCCCTTGGCGACGGAATTGCTGGAAGATCGCTTCCACGGTGCCAAAACCGTGCGGGTGCATGCCGGATCTTCACCGGCTGATCCCTTCCGGTTTGAACCTGGATGA
- the gloA gene encoding lactoylglutathione lyase, which yields MRMLHTMLRVGDLERSLAFYTDVLGMRLLRRKDYPGGRFTLAFVGYGDESDSSVLELTHNWDTAEYDLGSGYGHIALGVDDIQATCAGIAGQGGRVVREPGPMKHGSTVIAFVEDPDGYKIELIELASRSPSA from the coding sequence ATGCGCATGCTGCACACCATGCTCCGGGTGGGCGATCTCGAGCGTTCTCTGGCCTTCTACACCGACGTTCTGGGCATGCGCTTGCTGCGGCGCAAGGACTACCCAGGCGGACGCTTCACCCTCGCCTTCGTGGGTTACGGGGATGAGTCGGACTCCAGCGTTCTTGAGCTCACCCACAATTGGGATACAGCTGAGTACGACCTCGGAAGTGGCTATGGACACATCGCCCTGGGCGTGGACGACATCCAGGCAACCTGCGCAGGGATTGCTGGCCAGGGGGGTCGGGTTGTTCGTGAACCCGGCCCGATGAAACATGGCAGCACCGTGATCGCCTTCGTGGAAGATCCGGATGGATACAAGATTGAGCTGATTGAACTGGCGTCCCGTTCCCCGTCTGCCTGA
- the rplK gene encoding 50S ribosomal protein L11, whose product MAKKVTAVIKLALQAGKANPAPPVGPALGQHGVNIMAFCKEYNARTQDKAGFVIPVEISVFEDRSFTFITKTPPASVLITKAAGIEKGSGESAKGSVGSIKRSQLEEIAKTKLPDLNCTSVESAMRIIEGTARNMGVAITD is encoded by the coding sequence ATGGCCAAGAAAGTCACAGCAGTCATCAAGCTGGCCCTTCAGGCCGGCAAAGCCAACCCCGCACCGCCCGTGGGCCCTGCCCTCGGTCAGCATGGGGTCAACATCATGGCGTTCTGCAAGGAGTACAACGCCCGTACCCAGGACAAGGCCGGTTTTGTGATCCCGGTGGAGATCTCGGTCTTCGAAGACCGCAGCTTCACCTTCATCACCAAGACGCCTCCAGCGTCGGTGCTGATCACCAAAGCCGCCGGAATCGAGAAAGGGTCCGGCGAGTCCGCCAAGGGAAGTGTTGGCTCCATCAAGCGCTCTCAGCTTGAGGAGATCGCCAAGACCAAGCTGCCCGATCTCAATTGCACCAGCGTTGAGTCAGCCATGCGCATCATCGAAGGCACCGCTCGCAACATGGGCGTCGCCATCACCGACTGA
- a CDS encoding ribonuclease H — protein MADGDRRGRVVAAATDGACSGNPGPGGWGALIRFEDGSVEEFGGSDPATTNNRMELQAALALLERLAELPRHPDLTLRTDSKYLIDGLGSWMAGWKRKGWKTAAGKPVLNQDLWQALDAARLPDVPLTYVKGHSGDPDNDRVDAIAVAYSKGGGPPRRAVQTQPSDPAPEPLRTLLTRLELADRLASGGFTLTAVELAQLVEQPLSNVLERQQPWRWRDWMVEPIDGDRWRLRRAEAGSR, from the coding sequence ATGGCTGATGGCGATCGCAGGGGACGTGTTGTCGCGGCGGCCACCGATGGAGCCTGCAGCGGCAACCCAGGCCCTGGGGGCTGGGGCGCGTTGATTCGCTTTGAAGACGGAAGTGTGGAGGAGTTCGGTGGATCCGATCCGGCCACAACCAACAACCGCATGGAGCTGCAGGCAGCCCTCGCCCTGCTGGAGCGCTTGGCGGAGCTGCCGCGCCATCCCGATCTCACCTTGCGGACCGACAGCAAATACCTGATCGATGGGCTTGGCTCCTGGATGGCCGGATGGAAACGCAAAGGCTGGAAGACGGCCGCCGGTAAGCCTGTGCTCAACCAGGACCTTTGGCAGGCTCTGGATGCGGCACGCCTGCCCGATGTGCCGCTCACGTATGTGAAAGGGCATAGCGGTGATCCCGACAACGACCGGGTGGATGCCATCGCAGTGGCCTACTCAAAAGGGGGGGGACCACCGCGTCGTGCCGTGCAAACGCAACCCTCGGATCCGGCACCGGAGCCCCTTCGCACGTTGCTCACACGCCTGGAGCTGGCGGATCGTTTGGCCAGCGGTGGTTTCACTCTTACGGCCGTCGAGCTGGCTCAGTTGGTGGAACAACCGCTCTCCAACGTGCTTGAACGCCAGCAGCCGTGGCGTTGGCGCGACTGGATGGTGGAACCGATCGACGGGGATCGCTGGCGCTTGCGGCGTGCCGAGGCAGGATCGAGATAG
- a CDS encoding quinone-dependent dihydroorotate dehydrogenase, with the protein MAQSSSSGALSTAGFYRRWLGPVLANDEGVDAEQLSRAALQALAQLSLRRRWPGVSGVLEGIGAELQRKDMRLEQVLFGCRFSNPVGLAAGFDKNGVAAGVWDRFGFGFAEVGTVTWHGQPGNPRPRLFRLAQERAALNRMGFNNGGAEVLRRTLLRQALPARGQRPAVLGINFGKSKITPLDQAADDYASSLELLAPQADYAVINVSSPNTPGLRDLQDASQLRRLVERLRRLPGCPPLLVKIAPDLEDDAIDGLARLAYEEGLAGVIAVNTSLDRLGLEQRVIAQTGRTLAEEAGGLSGDPLRRRALEVLRRLRATAGPALPLVGVGGISTPEVAWERITAGASLIQLYTGWIYEGPDLVPRVLEGLLQQLDRHGFRHISEAVGSGAPWR; encoded by the coding sequence ATGGCCCAGTCGTCATCGTCCGGGGCGTTGTCCACCGCAGGTTTCTATCGCCGCTGGCTGGGCCCCGTGCTGGCCAACGATGAGGGCGTTGATGCCGAACAGCTCAGTCGTGCGGCCTTGCAGGCTCTCGCTCAACTCAGCCTTCGGCGTCGATGGCCCGGAGTCTCCGGAGTGCTGGAGGGAATCGGTGCGGAGCTTCAACGCAAAGACATGCGCCTGGAACAGGTGCTGTTCGGCTGCCGCTTCAGCAATCCAGTGGGCCTGGCGGCTGGCTTCGACAAGAACGGTGTCGCCGCCGGGGTGTGGGATCGCTTCGGGTTTGGCTTTGCGGAAGTGGGAACCGTCACCTGGCATGGGCAACCAGGCAATCCGCGACCGCGGCTGTTCCGGCTGGCCCAGGAGCGGGCCGCTTTGAATCGCATGGGCTTCAACAATGGGGGTGCGGAGGTGCTGCGCCGCACGCTTTTGCGTCAAGCTCTGCCGGCTCGGGGTCAGCGCCCGGCGGTGCTGGGGATCAATTTCGGTAAATCCAAAATCACGCCCCTCGATCAGGCGGCCGACGACTATGCCTCGTCGCTTGAGCTGCTGGCGCCCCAGGCGGATTACGCCGTGATCAACGTCAGTTCTCCGAATACTCCAGGTCTGAGGGACCTGCAGGACGCTTCGCAACTGCGGCGCCTGGTGGAGCGTCTGCGCCGTTTGCCCGGCTGCCCGCCCCTGCTCGTGAAGATCGCCCCCGATCTGGAGGATGACGCCATCGATGGTTTAGCTCGCCTTGCTTATGAGGAGGGCCTCGCGGGGGTAATCGCCGTGAACACCAGCCTGGACCGTCTTGGCCTGGAGCAGCGTGTGATCGCCCAGACAGGGCGCACCCTGGCGGAGGAGGCTGGGGGCCTCAGCGGCGATCCCTTGCGTCGACGGGCTTTGGAAGTGTTGCGGCGGTTACGCGCCACCGCCGGACCTGCGCTTCCCCTTGTCGGTGTAGGCGGAATCAGCACGCCGGAAGTGGCCTGGGAGCGGATCACGGCTGGTGCGTCCCTGATTCAGCTGTATACAGGTTGGATTTATGAAGGCCCCGATCTGGTGCCCCGGGTTTTGGAGGGACTGCTGCAGCAGCTGGACCGCCATGGATTCCGCCATATCAGTGAGGCGGTGGGGAGCGGCGCCCCATGGCGCTAG
- the nusG gene encoding transcription termination/antitermination protein NusG: MSDLDLSQSDSSEVLDLPAPNDGEEGTLEVPEVRTGIARWYAVQVASSCEKKVKATLEQRAVTLGVSNRILEIEIPETPAVKIKKDGSRQSTEEKVFPGYVLVRMVLDEDTMMAVRSTPNVINFVGAEDRRATGKARGHIKPRPLSRSEVDRIFKRAAEKKTVVKVDLTEGDQILVTAGPFKDFQGEVIEVSGERSKLKALLSIFGRETPVELEFSQVSKQN, encoded by the coding sequence GTGTCTGATCTCGATCTCAGCCAGTCGGATTCCAGCGAAGTGCTGGATCTTCCGGCCCCGAATGACGGCGAGGAAGGAACGCTCGAAGTCCCTGAAGTTCGAACGGGTATCGCCCGCTGGTATGCGGTGCAAGTGGCGTCAAGCTGCGAAAAGAAGGTGAAGGCCACCCTCGAGCAACGGGCGGTCACCCTTGGAGTGAGCAACAGAATTCTCGAAATCGAGATTCCGGAAACCCCTGCCGTGAAGATCAAGAAAGACGGCAGCCGGCAGTCCACGGAGGAGAAGGTCTTCCCTGGATATGTTCTTGTGCGAATGGTGCTCGACGAAGACACGATGATGGCTGTGCGCAGCACCCCGAACGTCATCAACTTCGTGGGAGCGGAGGATCGCCGCGCCACAGGCAAAGCTCGCGGTCACATCAAGCCTCGACCCCTGAGCCGCTCCGAGGTTGATCGCATCTTCAAGCGGGCTGCGGAGAAGAAGACCGTCGTCAAGGTTGATCTCACCGAGGGTGATCAGATCCTGGTGACGGCTGGGCCGTTCAAGGACTTCCAGGGCGAAGTGATTGAAGTATCGGGCGAGCGCAGCAAGCTCAAGGCCCTTCTCTCAATCTTCGGCCGGGAAACGCCTGTGGAGCTCGAGTTCTCCCAGGTGAGCAAGCAAAACTGA